Proteins from one Coffea arabica cultivar ET-39 chromosome 8c, Coffea Arabica ET-39 HiFi, whole genome shotgun sequence genomic window:
- the LOC140013826 gene encoding uncharacterized protein: MKDDWVTAALFDDSVVAELLSRLKQSSSSSSSSFFCEPPKPLSLPFGWGHRQPRSKPTATKKDSTTNTAPTTTRCSPTTPLSWSGGAASPSDGAYDDCSTRSLLSTSSSSSDPSRSKGAFAIDAANVYSSNNKKSKKKRTFAELKEEEDLLLKERATLTRELASLHVTLEEQKARSENLKRFKIDLNLQTSGEMCGTTGGGDRQVVDPPIKCSQMEVSTCDDAHHPSMPRFAVQDGFVSSGSSRRAETGVDLQESCFVLPDLNVTPAEEEFGPEVLHAIQLKEKSKFPFMF; this comes from the exons ATGAAGGACGACTGGGTCACCGCTGCGTTATTCGATGACTCCGTCGTCGCCGAGCTTCTTTCTCGCCTCAAGCaatcttcttcatcttcttcctcctcctttttCTGCGAGCCGCCCAAGCCGCTCTCCCTCCCGTTTGGATGGGGCCACCGCCAGCCCAGGTCCAAGCCCACCGCCACCAAGAAGGACTCCACCACCAATACTGCTCCAACTACCACTAGGTGTAGCCCCACCACGCCTCTCTCCTGGAGCGGCGGCGCTGCCTCCCCCAGCGACGGTGCCTATGACGACTGCTCCACCCGCTCCCTGCTctccacctcctcctcctcctccgatCCATCCAGATCCAAG GGTGCTTTTGCCATTGACGCCGCCAACGTCTACAGCAGCAACAACAAGAAATCAAAGAAGAAGAGG ACATTTGCGGAGCTTAAAGAGGAAGAGGATTTGCTATTGAAGGAGAGAGCGACTCTTACGAGG GAACTGGCATCCTTGCACGTCACACTCGAGGAACAGAAAGCCAGGAGTGAGAACCTGAAGAGATTCAAG ATTGACCTAAATCTACAAACGTCAGGTGAGATGTGCGGAACAACAGGGGGTGGTGACAGACAGGTTGTGGATCCTCCTATTAAGTGCAGTCAGATGGAAGTATCAACCTGTGACGACGCTCATCATCCATCCATGCCACGATTTGCAGTGCAGGATGGGTTTGTATCATCAGGTTCCAGCAGAAGAGCAGAAACGGGTGTTGATTTGCAGGAGAGTTGCTTTGTCCTACCTGATTTAAATGTGACGCCAGCAGAGGAAGAGTTTGGCCCTGAAGTTTTGCACGCAATTCAATTGAAGGAAAAAAGCAAATTTCCTTTTATGTTCTGA
- the LOC113707030 gene encoding transmembrane 9 superfamily member 11, which produces MMGLLDQYDTTKRVQLLVFVAFLQCAAGFYLPGSFPHKYMVGDQLSVKVNSLTSIETEIPYGYYSLPFCKPMEGVKDSAENLGELLMGDRIENSPYRFKMRVNETDVFLCQSGPLSADESKILTERIDEMYQVNINLDNLPAIRYMTKDGYFLRWTGYPVGTRVQGDYYVFNHLKFTVLIHKYEKNNVAGVIGTGDGAELITTNDQNLTTDSPGYMVVGFEVVPCSVQHDSKLLKNLTTYSKYPSPIKCEPDKVSMPVKEAQPLTFSYEVSFVESDIRWPSRWDAYLKMEGARVHWFSILNSLMVIAFLAGIVLVIFLRTIRRDLARYEELDKEAQAQLNEELSGWKLVVGDVFRAPDNAEFLCVAVADGCRILGMAVVTIFFAAMGFMSPASRGALLTGMLLFYMFLGIVAGYVAVWLLKTFKSGELSGWFSVSWRVACFFPGIAFLILTILNFLLWGSHSTGAIPISTFAVLLLLWFCISVPLTLAGGFIGTKSPRLEYPVRTNQIAREIPTQRFPSWLLAFGAGTLPFGTLFIELFFIMSSIWLGRVYYVFGFLLIVFFLLVVVCAEVSLVLTYMNLCVEDWRWWWKSFFASGSVAVYIFLYSINYLVFDLKNLSGPVSAILYLGYSLLMAIAVMLATGAIGFLSSFLFVHRLFSSVKID; this is translated from the coding sequence ATGATGGGTTTGTTGGATCAATACGATACCACCAAAAGGGTGCAACTGCTCGTATTTGTTGCGTTCCTTCAATGTGCTGCTGGCTTTTATCTGCCGGGCAGCTTCCCTCACAAATATATGGTGGGCGACCAGTTATCCGTGAAAGTTAATTCCTTGACCTCAATTGAGACAGAAATCCCCTACGGCTACTACTCTTTGCCCTTCTGCAAACCCATGGAGGGTGTCAAGGACAGCGCCGAGAATCTGGGTGAGCTCCTCATGGGAGACAGGATTGAGAACTCTCCCTATCGCTTTAAGATGCGCGTCAATGAGACTGATGTTTTCTTGTGTCAATCCGGCCCCTTATCTGCCGACGAATCCAAGATCCTTACGGAGAGGATTGACGAAATGTATCAGGTCAACATTAATCTCGATAACCTTCCTGCGATTCGTTACATGACTAAAGATGGCTACTTTCTCAGGTGGACAGGTTATCCCGTTGGTACTAGGGTGCAGGGTGATTATTACGTGTTTAACCATCTCAAGTTCACTGTTTTGATTCACAAGTACGAGAAGAATAACGTGGCTGGTGTGATTGGGACCGGAGACGGGGCTGAATTGATCACCACCAATGACCAGAATCTAACCACAGACTCTCCTGGTTACATGGTTGTGGGATTTGAAGTCGTACCCTGCAGCGTTCAGCACGACTCTAAGCTGCTCAAGAATCTAACCACGTACTCTAAGTACCCTTCGCCAATTAAATGCGAACCGGACAAGGTAAGCATGCCTGTGAAGGAAGCTCAGCCGCTTACTTTCAGCTATGAGGTCTCTTTCGTCGAGAGCGATATCAGGTGGCCGTCGAGATGGGATGCATATCTGAAGATGGAAGGTGCAAGGGTTCATTGGTTCTCCATCCTTAACTCCCTCATGGTCATCGCTTTCCTAGCTGGAATAGTTCTCGTCATTTTTTTGAGAACCATTCGGAGGGATCTTGCTCGGTATGAAGAGCTTGACAAGGAGGCTCAGGCGCAGCTGAACGAGGAACTATCCGGATGGAAGCTAGTTGTTGGTGATGTTTTTCGCGCACCGGACAATGCAGAATTTTTATGCGTAGCGGTTGCCGATGGGTGTCGAATTCTAGGAATGGCAGTTGTTACAATCTTCTTTGCTGCGATGGGATTCATGTCCCCTGCCTCTCGAGGAGCCCTGCTCACGGGCATGCTTTTGTTTTACATGTTCCTGGGCATTGTGGCTGGTTACGTGGCTGTTTGGCTGTTGAAGACGTTTAAGTCGGGAGAATTGTCTGGGTGGTTTTCGGTTTCGTGGAGGGTTGCTTGTTTCTTCCCCGGAATTGCTTTTCTTATACTGACAATCCTGAATTTTCTCTTGTGGGGAAGCCACAGCACGGGGGCGATCCCAATTTCGACATTTGCAGTGCTGTTGTTGCTCTGGTTCTGCATATCCGTTCCCCTGACACTGGCGGGTGGATTTATAGGCACCAAATCTCCGAGACTCGAATACCCAGTTCGAACCAATCAGATTGCCCGCGAGATTCCAACTCAAAGATTTCCTTCCTGGCTGCTAGCCTTCGGAGCAGGAACGCTTCCGTTTGGAACCCTCTTCATCGAGCTCTTCTTTATCATGTCCAGCATCTGGCTTGGCCGCGTTTACTATGTATTTGGGTTTTTGCTCATCGTATTTTTCCTGTTAGTTGTGGTGTGTGCAGAAGTTTCTTTGGTCCTGACCTACATGAATCTTTGTGTGGAGGAttggaggtggtggtggaagTCGTTCTTTGCATCGGGTTCGGTTGCAGTTTACATCTTCCTCTACTCCATAAATTATCTTGTTTTCGATCTCAAGAACCTGAGCGGACCAGTATCTGCAATTCTGTATCTGGGCTACTCTCTCTTGATGGCCATAGCAGTAATGCTTGCAACTGGGGCTATCGGCTTCCTCTCTTCTTTCTTATTCGTGCATCGTCTCTTCTCCTCGGTGAAGATTGACTGA
- the LOC140013307 gene encoding uncharacterized protein, protein MGRAWVGEVGYSDSKEFPSTKCFLRICLAEYQRIIYKKKLMASEKSQPEEQLVSTAVESHTSSCRKHRAENATFFEDVKDHIHDFIHASLDDHKACFKKGIQKMFGMSKVGAERSSEVEEVESFLHLSTSVCK, encoded by the exons ATGGGGAGAGCATGGGTTGGTGAAGTAGGATATTCTGATAGCAAAG AATTTCCTTCAACTAAGTGCTTCCTTAGGATCTGCCTTGCTGAATATCAGAGAATCatctacaaaaaaaaa CTAATGGCATCTGAAAAAAGCCAGCCTGAAGAGCAGCTTGTATCTACAGCTGTTGAGTCACATACATCTTCATGTAGAAAGCACAGGGCTGAAAATGCCACCTTCTTTGAAGACGTGAAGGATCACATTCATGACTTCATCCATGCTTCACTCGATGACCACAAAGCATGTTTTAAGAAAGGCATCCAGAAG ATGTTTGGGATGTCAAAAGTTGGAGCAGAAAGGAGTTCAGAAGTGGAGGAGGTTGAAAGTTTTCTCCATCTAAGCACTTCAGTGTGTAAATGA
- the LOC113707353 gene encoding probable receptor-like protein kinase At1g80640, whose translation MNIKDSCFSDPPFFLLRTLLDILLQLSATVIVLVDSRPAPPLSSPETALVSPINASMAHSSPGPGVQAGTEKHHQMDSNRKLVIALIAASTALGSILFLMLFFWIYHKKHTSKSQTDSLHSSDGLEGLAFGSFLAKYNSLKASCRKRFVAVMDYKALQTATNNFCQSDILGEGGFGCVYKAQLDDNQFAAVKRLDGGTQDAIREFETEVELLGQIQHPNIISLIGYSIHGETRLLVYELMQNGSLEAQLHGPSGGSALTWHLRMKIALDVARGLEFLHEHCHPAVIHRDLKSSNILLDSNLNAKLSDFGLAILDGAQNKNNIKLSGTLGYVAPEYLLDGKLTDKSDVYAFGVVLLELLLRRKPVEKLAPAQCQSIVTWAMPQLTDRSKLPNIVDPVIRNAMDIKHLFQVAAVAVLCVQPEPSYRPLITDVLHSLVPLVPMELGGTLRVERPASVTSLLIDST comes from the exons ATGAACATAAAAGATTCTTGCTTTTCTGATCCGCCCTTTTTCCTTTTGCGGACCCTTTTGGATATATTACTACAGTTATCAGCTACTGTTATCGTTCTTGTTGATTCTCGACCAGCCCCTCCTCTTTCTTCACCGGAAACTGCCCTCGTTTCTCCAATTAATGCTTCTATGGCACATTCCTCTCCAGGACCCG GGGTCCAAGCGGGAACCGAAAAGCACCACCAGATGGATTCCAACAGGAAATTGGTGATAGCACTCATTGCGGCTTCCACTGCACTTGGGTCAATCCTATTCTTGATGTTATTCTTTTGGATTTATCACAAAAAGCATACTAGCAAATCTCAGACCGACAGTTTACATAGCTCAG ATGGCTTGGAAGGGCTTGCATTTGGTTCTTTTTTAGCAAAATACAATTCCTTGAAAGCTAGCTGCAGAAAAAGGTTTGTAGCTGTAATGGACTACAAGGCGCTACAAACAGCTACAAACAATTTCTGCCAAAGTGACATTTTGGGCGAAGGAGGATTTGGATGTGTATACAAGGCTCAATTGGATGATAATCAGTTTGCAGCTGTGAAGAGGTTAGATGGAGGAACTCAGGATGCCATAAGAGAATTTGAG ACTGAGGTAGAGTTGTTGGGTCAAATTCAGCATCCAAATATAATTTCTTTGATAGGTTATAGCATTCACGGTGAAACAAGGCTTCTAGTTTACGAGTTGATGCAGAATGGATCTCTGGAAGCTCAGTTACATG GACCTTCTGGTGGATCAGCATTGACATGGCATCTTAGGATGAAAATTGCCCTTGATGTAGCTAG AGGATTAGAATTTTTGCATGAGCACTGCCACCCAGCAGTGATCCATAGAGATCTGAAATCATCTAATATCCTTCTGGATTCAAATCTCAATGCTAAG CTATCTGATTTTGGTCTTGCCATTCTTGATGGGGCTCAAAATAAGAACAACATCAAGCTTTCTGGAACCTTGGGCTATGTAGCTCCAGAGTACCTCTTAGATG GTAAATTGACTGACAAGAGTGATGTTTATGCTTTTGGAGTGGTGCTTTTGGAGCTTCTCCTGAGAAGAAAGCCTGTGGAGAAGCTGGCACCAGCTCAATGCCAATCTATAGTCACATGG GCTATGCCTCAGCTGACAGATAGATCAAAGCTTCCAAACATCGTGGATCCTGTGATTAGAAATGCTATGGATATAAAGCACTTATTCCAG GTTGCTGCAGTCGCTGTGCTATGCGTGCAGCCTGAACCAAGCTATCGACCACTGATAACAGATGTGTTGCATTCCCTTGTTCCCCTTGTTCCTATGGAGCTTGGCGGGACGCTCAGAGTTGAACGACCTGCTTCTGTGACCTCTCTGTTGATTGATTCTACCTGA
- the LOC113707352 gene encoding aspartate aminotransferase, chloroplastic, producing the protein MASGMLSLTCPSSSSLSLPHHFKGGAAAAGKPKLLNQASVFGKRFVNTESFTRTTMAVALNVSRFESITMAPPDPILGVSEAFRADTNEMKLNLGVGAYRTEDLQPYVLNVVKKAEKLMLERGENKEYLPIEGLASFNKVTAELLLGANNPLILEQRVATVQGLSGTGSLRLAAALIERYFPGAKVLISSPSWGNHKNIFNDARVPWSEYRYYDPSTVGLDFDGMIADIKAAPEGSFVLLHGCAHNPTGIDPTPEQWEIIADVIQEKNHIPFFDVAYQGFASGSLDVDASSVRLFAARGLELLVAQSYSKNLGLYAERIGAINIVCSSADAATRVKSQIKRLARPMYSNPPVHGARIVANVVGDPELFNEWKEEMEVMAGRIKSVRQKLYDSLRAKDKSGKDWSFILRQIGMFSFTGLNKAQSDNMTNKWHVYMTKDGRISLAGLSSAKCEYLADAIFDSYHNVS; encoded by the exons ATGGCGTCAGGAATGCTGTCTCTTACTTGTCCTTCTTCATCTTCCTTATCTTTGCCCCATCACTTTAAG GGTGGTGCTGCTGCTGCTGGAAAGCCTAAGCTATTGAATCAAGCTTCTGTCTTTGGGAAGCGTTTCGTCAATACTGAG TCTTTCACTCGGACAACCATGGCGGTTGCTCTCAATGTCTCTCGATTTGAGAGCATAACCATGGCTCCTCCTGACCCTATCCTTGGTGTATCTGAAGCATTTAGAGCAGACACAAATGAAATGAAGCTGAACCTTGGTGTAGGAGCCTATCGTACAGAAGATCTTCAACCTTATGTGCTTAATGTTGTGAAGAAG GCAGAAAAACTAATGCTAGAGAGGGGAGAAAACAAAGAG TATCTTCCAATCGAAGGTTTGGCTTCATTTAACAAGGTTACAGCTGAGCTGCTGCTTGGAGCCAATAACCCACTGATTCTGGAGCAGAGA GTTGCTACTGTTCAAGGTCTTTCAGGGACGGGCTCACTTCGACTTGCTGCTGCTCTTATAGAACGATATTTTCCTGGTGCAAAAGTTCTGATATCATCACCATCCTGGG GAAATCACAAGAATATCTTCAATGATGCTAGAGTACCTTGGTCAGAATATCGGTATTATGACCCCAGTACTGTTGGCTTGGATTTTGATGGGATGATAGCTGACATAAAG GCAGCCCCAGAAGGATCATTTGTGTTGCTTCATGGTTGTGCCCACAATCCAACAGGTATTGATCCAACCCCTGAGCAATGGGAAATCATTGCTGATGTCATTCAGGAGAAAAACCATATTCCCTTTTTCGATGTTGCTTATCAG GGATTTGCAAGTGGTAGCCTTGATGTAGATGCATCATCTGTGCGACTCTTTGCTGCTCGTGGCTTGGAACTTTTAGTTGCTCAGTCATATAGCAAAAACTTGGGTCTTTATGCTGAAAGGATTGGAGCAATCAATATTGTCTGCTCTTCTGCAGATGCAGCAACAAG GGTAAAGAGCCAAATAAAAAGGCTGGCACGACCAATGTACTCAAATCCACCCGTTCATGGGGCCAGGATTGTTGCTAATGTTGTGGGCGATCCGGAGCTCTTCAATGAATGGAAAGAGGAGATGGAAGTAATGGCTGGAAGAATTAAGAGCGTGAGACAGAAACTCTATGACAGCCTCCGTGCAAAGGATAAGAGTGGAAAGGACTGGTCATTCATTCTCAGGCAGATTGGCATGTTTTCCTTCACAGGCTTGAATAAAGCACAG AGTGACAACATGACCAACAAGTGGCATGTGTACATGACAAAGGATGGAAGAATATCTTTAGCTGGATTATCTTCAGCCAAATGCGAATATCTTGCAGATGCTATCTTTGATTCGTACCACAATGTTAGCTAG